A stretch of DNA from Pangasianodon hypophthalmus isolate fPanHyp1 chromosome 2, fPanHyp1.pri, whole genome shotgun sequence:
gCAAACTCTGAATGAGGTATTAACTCCATGACCTTTCTGCTGTAAATATACAAGTGGTGTCCCATTTCAACTGACAACTGCACATAAGACAGAAGAGTAGGGACAGGGGAAGTagtataaaatgaaaatctagtttatttaaaaaaggctaGTGTTAGAAAGGAAAATTTGggtgaaaatattaaaaattcaaaatgtataGAATCTTTGATGTGACACAACCTTCTTATTGTTTAGAAAACTGCATCTTCTCATTTTAGAGCtagaactaaaaataaataaaaccccacAAGGATAATACAGTTTGGATGTTTCATTTAGTATTGACTTTCAATCAGACAAAAGTAAGACTAAAGAACTGTACAATAACTCTCaagcagtcttttttttaatcaaaatatcatttgaaattacactcttaggaaaaaaaggGGTTCTTCAATGAATCTAAaggttcactggataattaataGATAGAATAAGAAGATAGAAAATCACTGTTGTAgtgttctataaaaaaaaaaaaaacctttaagtgTTCTTTCAGAGGCTTAatcaaagaacccttaagggctCCAAATTTTCTAAGAGTATAGGAAGATCACATACGTTCATACAAGAGTCCTTAAAACCTAAAGTGAGAAAGTGACATGAGAAATAGTTCACATGCTGTTACAGTTTTCTTTTAGCCATGTTCCTCCTTTAGCCATTACACTTCTTTAACTGATTTTTCTGAGACAGCTGATTCCTTGGCTCCTCCATTGCTTCCTGCTCAATCTCAGCTGGGATAACTTCTCTCATCTGATTGTCTACATTCCCATTTGTGGCAATCTCTGTCTCATCTGAAGCAATCTGAATCTCCTCCACAGCAGTCCCAGATTCTTGCTCTGCATTACCATCTTCCTGGGTCTTAATTTCTGCAGTTGATATCTCATCTGAAACATTGTGGATTTCTTCTGCAGCATGCTCAGCGTGTTCCTCACTAAAAACCTCATCAGGTGTATTTGAGAGCGCATCTGTTTCCTCTGAACCTGTCTGCATTTCCTGTGCTGGAGTAGACTCTTCTTGCTTCCCCACAGCAGCTTCCTCTGTTTCAGTAGTGGCGGTGGTTGAATCCTCTAAAAGAGTCTGGATCTCTTCTGCATCTGGCACCTCTGTTTGCTTCTCTGTTTCACTTGTAACCATGTTTGCCTTCTCTGAATGAATTTTAATCTCTTCTCCAACATTTACCTCCATGTTCTCATCCATAATCTCCCCTGTTTCAACTGTCACACGATCTGAATCCTCCAAAGCTGTCTGGATCTCATCTACAACAGTCTCCTCTATTTCATTTGTGACCATGTGTGCCTCCTGTAAAGTCTCTATCTCCTCAGTAATATCCACCTCATTTTGTTCCTCAGCAACATCCCCTTCAATTTCAATGTCCAGTTCATCTGAGGGCGTTTGGATCTCTTTCACAGGTTCCTCTACAGGCCAGTCACTTGCTTCAACTTCTTCAACAGCTGCTAGCTCCCTATTATCTCTAAGCTCTTCCTCTTCTGTAAATTCTTCTTCTACAGTATTTTCCAACTCCTTTTCaggtgcttttttctttttgttgtctgATGTGGTGACCTGTTCCTCAACCTGAACCTCCTCTTCAGCTCTGCTGGGTTGCTGAACTCCAGGCGAAAACTGAAATATTCCACAATAAAGAGCTTACAATTAGGCAATACATTTGTCTAGAACTCTAGGCTTAAAGTGTAATTGTTATTTATGTCAGCTGTCTCTGAACTCAAACACTGCATGTGGTTTAGGACATGCAGgatgtgctgtagcattatttaatctacattcattcatccattcatcttcagtaacagatttatcctggtcagggttacggTATACCTGCTGCCTATCCCAGGACCACTGGctgtgaggcaggaacacactTTAGATGGGACAGGTGTCGACTGcacagcaccatgcacacacacattcacacattcattcacacctaggggcagtttagagtagccagtccatcTACTGCCATGTTATTTGACAGGTAGAAGGAATCCAGAGGAAATCCatgtggacacagagagaacatacatgtaattttttcttttttttttgtagttgccAGCCATGCTTGTACCTGGATCTGTAAAGCCTCCAACTGAGCTGCAAGTTGGAAATGAAGACTCTCTGTATTTGTCTGATGATCTTCCAGACGCTTATACAGAGACCTCAGCTGCTTCTCAAGATTTTGTGTCCGCTTAATTTGCTCAGATTCTAGCAGCTCTCTGTCAGAAAAACAATGCGGTTAAAAAGCAATACGcacttttcattttggtttaaaagccattttcaaatataaattgtTCTTTTGACTAGACCTGTTCTTTATTAtagtaaaaaacatttatttgcttatggcaaataaaaagtttaaatcCACAAAAGCTTTAATCACAAGTAGCACACATTCACCACTAGGACttagaaaaaatacaaatacacaataaGCTATGTATATCTGAAATGTTTTAGTTATTAACAACTTATCAACTGATAACACTAAGCACATTTATCTACTCACTTGACATCCAACAACTCCCGTGCGTTTGTAGCAAGTGATTCCTGGTTGCTGGcaaataattcttttatttcGTTGATCTCCCTCTTTTGACCCTCTAACTGAGACATCAGACCATCCACAATGGAGATCTGCTCATCCAAATGTAACTTGGTGACTGAAAGCGTGCTTGAAAACCCAGAAATCTGAACGGCTAGTTCTGCGTTAGCACTCAACATGGTGTTGACGCTCTGCTTCACAACCTCAAACTCAATACTCTTGTTCTTAATGATGGCATTCAGAGCAGCAATGGAAATAGTGTTCTGCTGGAGCTCTGCCAGTTTGTCATTCATCTCAGTTTGCAGGGACCACACTTTACTTTGAAGGTCTTTGGACTTGATTTGTTCGGATGTAGCAAGGGCGAGTTCAACCTGTCTCTGTGCTTTGGCATAGGCATCTTCCAGAGCCAGCAGGCGCTCTTCAAAACCACCCACATTGGCAAgctgaagaaagaaacaaaatcaaGAACACAGTATACATGTACCATGATTAGAATGGAAATTTGGTCACATATGATTCACAATTTACACTATCTATATTCACTTGATTACTTGCTAACCTAAGTGCCATTTACATAGTAGCAGAAACGTTTATGCAAAGGTTAGGGCTAAGAATAAGGTTTATCTTTCTTGGTGAGGTCTCATCATATTTTttggtaaaaataaaattaacttcACATATCTTTGCTTTGGCATTTTGTACACTCTTATACATGAGCAATAAGTATAGGACCCCCTGCTCTCTAAAGCAGTGTTGTACAAAGAAATATGACACTACTCTGTACTGGCCTAGTGAAGCTATTAATGGCATAAAGTGCATGACAGAGTTCAGCACAGTGTGGTCAGCTGTTGCTATTACGAGAAACTGTAGAAAGAGagtgctgtttttattgtaaaaagCATTGCTTATTTAGTAGTCCATCCACGCCACCAAATGTCAGTTTTGAATAAGAAATCTGCTTATTTTCCACGCATAAAGTGAAAGCCAGGTAAAAGCTGAACATTTTAAAGGCAGAATAAACTTACCAGTGACTTGGTAGCCTACCTGTGCGTTATCAGTCCCTAACTGCTGCTGCAGCTTCGTTATTCTCGCCTGCATGGACGCCAGCGTTTCCGACAGACTGTCGATCGTTTGCTGGTGATCGCTACAGACCCAGCCGAGCACTGACCCGCCGACAGCGAGGATAAGCAGCAAAACACCCGGGATGACATACTCGTTAAAACCTCGGGACGACTGTCCCGCCGGTGGCTCTAAAGGTAACCAGCTATCGTCCTGTTTACTGCTGCTCTTTCCTCTGCGCCTCGCCATCGCGCTCCTCCGCAGAGCTGCAGGTTTACACCCGGTGGCCCGGAATGAAACGCCTTGACCCGTGCTGTGGAGACAGTCCTCCAGCGGCTCTGCACGCGCACTACAGCCTGGTTACAAGGCcaagcgtgtgcgtgtgtgtatgtgtatgtgcgcgcgcgtgcgtgtgcgtgtgggCGGATTATAACGTCTGGGTGACGCTGCCAATTCAAACCTGGTGCGCCGTCGTCATGACTGTCATACTGCATATTGTTTAGGCATTGCTCGGCAAATATAGTGCTCACAGCCAATTCATCTAATTcataaataatacttttttcagCATATTCAtctatcctgctgaaaaaaatccagtttagtCTTACAAGCTGCTAAAACACCTGGTCAAGTCGGTAAAACATCTTTGCCAGTTGGTAGAAAGGAAACAATTTCTGAATTACTGCTGCAAATGCTTCATTGCAAATAgtcattttatgaaaaataataggAGTAAGGtaattagaaaatctcaaacatttattgatcagTTTAGTCAAGTAACAAGTAAACTAGAAAATAACTTACTAGATGATCTACCAGCTTGACCAGCATGGCCTGAATTTCAAATTGTCAATAGGAAGAGGGGTTTTGATTGAAGAGCAAaaattccatccatccactttTTGTACTgattatcctacacagggttgcaggggagcctgaagcctatcccaggagactcaGGTCACAAGGTGGAGGATGCCTTGGATGGTGTGTcagtctattgcagggcacaatcacacactacagacaatctgGAAATGCTAATCTGCCCACAATGCATGTCTTtagactggggaggaaacccctgaagcacaggaagaacatgcaaactccatgcacacagagcagaggtgggatttgaacccccagccctggaggtATGAGGTAATGGTGCCAACCACTAAGCTGCCATGCCTCCAAAagtacaaataatttaaaaaataatctttttggTCAAACTATATGCTACATAGACAAATATGGTGCATAATATTACTAACTAATAGATATGTCcattggatataaaaagtctacacacctattttaaaatgacaggtttttgtgatgtaaaaaataaaaccaagataaatcatgtcagatctttttccatttttaatgtgatatagcaaccaacaaaattcaagtgaaaaatacaTAGAAACGTTTTAGTTttaggggttaaaaaaaaagaaaataaaagttgcATAACTGTGCACATGCTTTTATAAAGGGGCATGTGATTGTGCtaagaattaaccaatcacattcaaactcacgTTCAAAAGCAactatcatacacctgtcattaatgaagtgattctaattaaccccaaataaagatcagctgctTCTGTAAGATTTTCCAGAATCTTCTTGGTTTCTCCTGACTGCTagagccatggtctgcaaagagcttacaaagtaTATACGGGATCTCATTGTcaaaaggtatcgatcaggagaggggtacaaaagaattcccaatacattagatgtaccatggaacattATGAAGgccatcaacaagtggagaaaatggggcaccacagggACATCACCTAGAAGAGAACATCtttccaaaattgatgaaaggacaagacaaaaacttatcaGTGAAGCTGCCAAGAAACCAACAGCTACATTAAAGTAGCTGCAGGAatatgtggagaaaaaaaaagacagcgtATCATACGAAGAActccatacccacagtgaagcatgatggtggcagcatcaaGCTATAAGGCTgattctcttcagctgggactggggctctagtcaagatagagggattCAGCACCTtaagataaagaaaaatatcaccttccagcatgataatgacaAATCTacgtcaacaaaggaatggcttcagaagaagaagaccaAAGTTTTGTAATGGCCCAGATTTAAATCCTGTCAAAAACCTGTAGAAttacttgaagagggctgtgcacaggagagtCCCTTGCAATGTGATAGAGCTAATAAGACTGAGTGCTGTGTTACAAGTAAAACACGCTTTAACAAAAGATTAGCTAAGgggttaaggggtgtgcacacttgttcAACCATGTTACTGTAAGTTTTTTCCTTTTcgatttatttaactttttattttgttggttgctagtacaacacattaaaggtggaaaaaggtctgatatgatttattttacatcacaaaaccctgcaATTGTAACAGGGGtgtttagactttttatatccactttaTTTAGTAATATATCAAGCCATGTCTTCACTCAGTCACAATGTGTATGGTTCAACATTTTCAACAGTGTTTCCTAATAGTGTTTTTGTTCTGCCAGTCCTCTGTAGAGAAACACAAACTACCCTCAAAAGTCCTTAAGCTAAAtacatttaatgattttttttacatgtaattagtgtttcatttaatattttactgaggAAAATTCTTTTCAGAAGactaaaaatattgtattttgttgatctatatgtattttaatctgatctacactatacactacactaactcCTAAATCTGTGGAAGAAACcacagaacctggaggaaacccacattgacatggggagaacatttCTGACATCTAAAAGAGCCTAGAGGTTTCCTTTTAATTACTGGAGCTAGGGTTAGGTGTAGAGAATGTTAATTAGTTGCATtaataatgtcattattattaaaggTCTTCACAATAatagataagtgtgtgtgtgtgtgtgtgtgtgtgtgggtgtcagagagagagagagtcgggattcctgaggtgttttacatataaaaatgaaatttgatGACATGTGAAGGTGatcaaagagacagagaaactgGCCTGAAACAGGTCAGCCCAGTGTAGATTACTGATTTTGATACTAAACATAAGGGGATAACAAAAAACATGGATACCCAGTGATTTGATTCAAAACCACACCTACAGATTCAGGGCCAAAAGCTTTATAGGTGAATGTTTTCCCTTTGTTAGTCTGCTCTGACCAAATGAACATTGCTGATATTAGTAAAAATAGCTGTTGTCATGCCCATTTGTTTTGGGTCTTTTGTGTCAATTTAGTGTATAGCCAATTCAATTATTGGCATGTTTcggggaggtgggaggaactGGGGAACCCAGAGAAACATAGAAACATACAGGCATAGAGAGAACATGTTAAACTCCAttcagacagtaacccaagctcaggatcaaaccgggcaCCATGGAGCTGTAAGGTGGCAATGTTACCCATTGAGTCACCATGCCACCCTGCACAACTATAATGTGAAGCGAATTATACTATCCTCTTAGCAAATAAGTGTCATCTAATTGTGAGTTGTgatgtttacattttacttcATGATGCTGCAAGGTGCAATAGCTTTTAAAGTGTAATTGGagagtttgttatttttttccactttattgAGCTGTTTCagttcaaaataaaacaaataagacaTTGGCATTCCAGAAAATAAGTCTTCAAGGctgacagaaacattgtcaCATACCAAATCAAATAACAATTAGTAGATTACTTTATTCTAGGTAATATCAGTTTGTCTTAATGTTTATCCTATTGTTGAATATTCCACTAAAATGACTAATTTCAGTACTTAAAGCACACAATTTATTCAGACTCATAGAATTTTctcaaaatcatttttctgaAAACGAAGTGGTATTGTGGTACCACTAGTATTGAGTACAGCTTGCTTTGATCCAGGCACTCTTGCTTTTGTTGTCCTTGTTGcaacagatgatttttttttcattctggtagacaaaaaagaaaaagaaaatagtacTTAGCTTGGTCACCAACCACTCACTCAGCATCTTTGGAAACATAATATTCAATAACAGAAATATTGTTCTAAATatctttctgttctgttttaatCCAGAAGCACACCTCTGACTGTGAGCTTGGTAGAACTCTCAGCCTGGCCCAGAGAGTTGTCTGCCACAACTTTGAACTCTCCGGTGTCTTTGGGGCCCACCATCAGAATGAGCAGGGAGCAGACTCCACATGTGTTGGAGATGTAGTAATTGGTATTAGTGTTGAGGCTAACATTGTTGTGATACCAGGTAACATGAGGAGTTGGATTGCCACTCACAGCACAGCTCATGTAGCATTCATAGCCCTTTGGAGCTACATGCAGTTTCAGAGGCACTGTGAATTTGGGGGCTGACTGAAAGTTCAATTTCTTTGGTTCTGGTTGGTTTAGTATCAGTTTACcttgagagaagaaaaacagcatttagTACATGATTCTGATTATGTGGAAAAGCACAAAATGCATCTGTTTTTGGTCCATGAATTGTTCCTCTGGTATTGATGGTGCGACACTTCAAAGAGCGAAATGTCTGAACTAATTTGTGAAGGCAAGGGCTGATCTTAAATAGGATGCAGTGTCAGAAATTtacttattgttatttattcctTATTGTAGTGATTGGTTTGTGAATGGTTTGTGAATGGTTTGAAATTTTCTGGTTGGTGGTTAACTAATATATGAATCAGATTTGATAAAACCAGAAGTACTGGTgtgaaaaatatctttaaaaaatcatatatttcCAAACCTTTCTTTTTAGCAGCTCCCCATGTGGGAGACTCAGACGGCTCAGACATCCCCATATCATTTTTAGCATATACACGGAACTTATACTCTCTCCCCTGCATAACAACATTGGTAAATCTGTGGTTGAAGAGGTGATCTGCTACTGTCCACCAGGTCTGTTTAACAGAGTCTCGTTTCATCACCATGTAGTGGAGCCGGTCATCTCGTTTCTCATCAGGAGATGGAGTCCAGGTGATAGTTAATGTTCCCTCAACATTCTGCTCAAGTTGCACTGGGCCTGGAGGCTTGGGCTCATCTGAAAAATTTTAAACTGTACAGTATAATTATTGAACACATTCAAGGTTAAATCTTTGCAAGTAATATGACACCAGGAGTAAGTTTACACATTCAATCTACAGAGTACAGCTGGAAGAACTTAATTTATTTCCACAGAGGCTAAACTTTTTTATGAAATTGCTGAAGAAGCAACGGtaaatttatgattatttatattacCAGTGACTCTAATGTCTACACTGAAGGTTTCCTGGCCAACCACATTTTTGACAATGATAGTGTAGATGCCACTGTCCGATCGATCGGATGTCGGAATGAGCAGCTGGGAAACTTTCTCAGAATTAGTAATTGTCACATGTTTGGCCACAGGCACATTATCCTTCAGCCAAGTGATATCTGGTAAAGGGGAAGCCtgcaagtaaaaataataatagcaaacCTGAATGATAGTATTCAATAATGCAACCATTTTTATGGTGCTTTCTAAAAATTTTATGTAACCCTTTTAACAGAGACCAAAATGCATCAATAATATATGGTTTCAAGCTACACTTGACCTCTACAGGTTTGTGATTATCAATCACTGCCTATGAAGTATAGTACCTCAAAGCATATGGTGACCCGGACTGTGTTTCCAGCTTTCACAATCATTAAATTTTTCATCCTGCGGTCAGTGAATCTTGGTTTCACTgcaaaatcaaattaaatgttactgtaAATGTCAAATTAAGGTACATTTTCTAAAGAAACAACTAAGAAAGTTGAACAATGTTTATGCCTACCAGGTGGAGGCATGGCAGTGATGTAGTTGTCAAACACTTGTGGATGCCCCTCTCCTCCTTCATTGGTTGCAATCACTCTTACCCAGTACGTGGCCAAGGACTTCAGACCAGTTACAGTGAAAGAGGTTTGGGCGATGGCATTCGTATTGCAGCGGATCCATTCAATTTGGTCTGTAGGTCTGATTTCCACAAAGTACCCTTTTACTTCATCTTCCACTCCATTCACCACATTTGGTTTAGTCCAAGCCAGGCACAAAGTGTTGTAACTAGAACCAGTTACCTTGAGATCTTTAACCTTCCCTGGAGGCTCTGCAGTGAGAAAAGTAGTCGATTGAcaagaatcttagaaatatctAAAAGTTAGATTGGAAAGTCTAACAAAGTCTGTTGTTCAAGTCTGTTGTCTAGACAGGAAACATGAAAAATCTAATTGTTAGATTAAAAAGCCTAACAAAATCTGCTGTTGTTCAATCTTACTCTGGGGGTCTCTTGCAAATACACAGTCAGAGGGGCCACTAGGTTCTCCAGGACCACATGTGTTAATTGCAATCACTCTGAATTCATACTCGGCTCCTTCCATCACATCCGTCACTGCATACTTTTTCTctgaaaataatacaaatgtgTAAGCATTTTATGTGACTTAAAACAATTGATTGCACATAAGCAAATTATGCATAAGAACAACTTGACATGAAATGGACAAAAAACCTCTAATTGGCTCGTCTGGAGGGTTCACTTGACTCCAAAGGTTACTGCCCTTTTTGCGTTTCTCCAGATTGTATCCTATAATACTTCCCCCACCGGTGTTTGTTGGCAGGAGCCATGCTAGATTGATGCAGTCCTTGAAAGCACTGACCACCTTTGGAGAAGCAGGCTGACCAGGgaaagctgaaaaaaacaagctaAGCTGTATGAAACGGTTAAGCATCAATTTAATCTAAGCAGCAACATTTAAACAGATGTTTGAGAACATAGTTTACATTTTCTGCAGCTCATggaattttagttttttaaataatggatacACCAAGTCTTCTTAATAAAGAAACACCTTGATTAGCTGAGGAAAACAAACCCTTAAGTTGGTTAAGGTTCATAAGGTTCATAAAGCACATAAAAActctacattaaaaatgtaccCAATGTGCCGGCTGCAATATCATCAGTTTCTATGATGTCACTAACGCCTTCTGAATTCTTAGCCCTTATCCTGTAGCAGTACTTCCTGCCACGGTCAATATCTGTGTCTCTGTAGATAGGTTGTCCAGGGATTTCTCCGATTTTAGTCCAGGTGTTACGTCCCACCTGCTGACGTTCCAGGATGTAGTTGGTCACAGGACTGCCCCCGTCATCTTTTGGAGGCCTCCATTTAAATTCAATAGCAGACAGTGAACTTTCTACCACATCTACAGGCCCCTGTGGTGGAGTTGGTTTGTCTAGAAAATAAGAAATGTAGATATCATAAAAAGCATATTACATTTTAGTTGTCTTAACCACAATCTACAAAGCTGGTTAACCTACAACATACCAAGAACAGTGAGTTTAGATGTAGCCTCAGTGGTGGCAAATTTGTTCTTAAGTTTGATTTTGACTTCTCCAGTGTCTTTACGCTGACATTTATTGAGAAGTAGCCGGCTTTGAGTCGAGGAACTCTCAATTCTGACACCAGGGCCTTCCAAAAGCTCCGCTTCATCTTTGAACCACTGCACTTTGATTGGTTCCTTTCCTGAGAATGGAAGCTTGAAAATTGCATTTTCACCAGATCTTATGACGACAGCTTCTGAGAACTTACGCATGGCATCTGCATCGATTTTTGGTGGCTCTAAATATGAATGGAGAGAATGGAGAGAAGTTCACTTCTGTAAGACTGTATGGTTGTTTATGTGATCTgaataaaaagataaacaaaatatgaaattattCTTTGTTGTATTTAcctttaataattaatgtggCCTCTGATTTACGTCCTTCTGCTTCAAATCTATACACCCCTGCATTACCCTCCTGACAATTCTTCATTATTACTTTGTGAATGGCCCCCTCTTTGGAAATAGTAATCCCATTCTTAGATTCCATCTGACCCACAGAACATAAAGTAAAAAGAGGAAATGCTAAATGTTTCTGTTGGACAGTACTACAATGAAAGCCTTTTATTGTACTATAAGAAAATAGATATAAAATGTCATAACACATTATGTTCATATGTTGTCTTAATTATAATTTGTCTGTTAGAAAGGTTCACCTTTTTACCATCTTTGTACCAAATTCCAACACAATCCTTACTGCTGAGTGTGCAAGATAATTCTGCAGTCTCTCCAATATTGGCAGCAGTATCAGACAATCCACTAACAAAGTGGAATTCCGGTTCTGGACATAAGAACAGAGGAAAAGTTTAATTCCTGCTAATTTTTACATAGTGGAGATATTAGTTTTTGTGTTACTGCTGTGCACAGTTCATTGCTGATTATTAAGACCAGAGTTTAACACATACCTCTGTTAGTGTCAGGGACCAACTGACCATCTTTGAGATGCTTTTTATGCTTAGTATCTCCAGTTCCATCTATCATGTCTCTACCTGCTCCATCCACACTGCTACTATCTTTTTGTAGTCCAGTTACTTCAAAACCATTTTTTCCGGATCCATCTTTTCCTGATCCATCACCCAATAGTCCATCTTTTCCAGATCCATCTTTTCCTAATCCAACATCTGATAGTCCATCCTGCCCACTTCCACCTCCCATGATTCCATCTCTTCCAATCCCATCTTCCAGGCTAGATCCACCATTACCAGCCCCTCTAGCTGTTTTGGGTGTTGTGCCCTGCAGCTTCCTAGCCTGCTCATTTCCCAACTTATCAGTATTATCTGTACCTCTCTGGCCTTTCTGTAGGGCAGTTGGATCATCTATATAAAGAAAAGGCATAGTAAATGGAAAATATGGAGAATGAATtttgttacctttttttttttttttaacccacgggcatattaaaaaaacaactcacctttcacagtcagagctgctttaGATGACTTGATTCCAGCAATAACTGTGTAGGTACCATTGTCCAATGGTCTACAGTTCTTTACTACTAGTCTATGAGTAAGCATGTCTTCTGAGACTGTTATGTTGTATTTATCCCCTGGCTCAATGGATGCATCATTGGCACACCAGGTAATTTTGGACACAGGATCAGATAATACACATTCAAATGTAGCATCTTTTCCCTTGACCACCGTGACATCCTTCAGAGTGCTATCAAATTCCACATCAGGAACTGAGGAAAGAAATTAGTGAGCTAAGTTGGCTATGCTGCTTCAGTCCATTCTATGCTCCACGGATTTCTAAATTAACATTAACTATTCAGTTGAAAATAGATGCCTTAACGTGTTTAACACTGTGATCAAACTTAGTCTTACTCTCCAATTCAGTTGAAAACATGGTTGCATCTTCAACATCCACTTGGTATAGACCTGCATCTTCTGGGCCAACATTATTAATCgtaaatgtgtatttatcacCAACTTTCTTCAGATTGTGTTTGAAGGAATCATTGGTGCCATCACCATAGTCAACTATTTCACCATTCTGCAGAGAATACATGAGTTGAATTAGATACAGCACACCTAAGCAG
This window harbors:
- the zgc:66479 gene encoding ELKS/Rab6-interacting/CAST family member 1, with product MARRRGKSSSKQDDSWLPLEPPAGQSSRGFNEYVIPGVLLLILAVGGSVLGWVCSDHQQTIDSLSETLASMQARITKLQQQLGTDNAQLANVGGFEERLLALEDAYAKAQRQVELALATSEQIKSKDLQSKVWSLQTEMNDKLAELQQNTISIAALNAIIKNKSIEFEVVKQSVNTMLSANAELAVQISGFSSTLSVTKLHLDEQISIVDGLMSQLEGQKREINEIKELFASNQESLATNARELLDVKELLESEQIKRTQNLEKQLRSLYKRLEDHQTNTESLHFQLAAQLEALQIQFSPGVQQPSRAEEEVQVEEQVTTSDNKKKKAPEKELENTVEEEFTEEEELRDNRELAAVEEVEASDWPVEEPVKEIQTPSDELDIEIEGDVAEEQNEVDITEEIETLQEAHMVTNEIEETVVDEIQTALEDSDRVTVETGEIMDENMEVNVGEEIKIHSEKANMVTSETEKQTEVPDAEEIQTLLEDSTTATTETEEAAVGKQEESTPAQEMQTGSEETDALSNTPDEVFSEEHAEHAAEEIHNVSDEISTAEIKTQEDGNAEQESGTAVEEIQIASDETEIATNGNVDNQMREVIPAEIEQEAMEEPRNQLSQKNQLKKCNG
- the LOC113530111 gene encoding immunoglobulin-like and fibronectin type III domain-containing protein 1, which encodes MSTGVAIKKRSRVPGVIITQYVERIPPGKSTPDFIRKPMAINIQEGKSAIFKAVVTGEPEPTITWARNKGDISDPEKYKTKYDERAGEYTLQILNVTADQADTYKCFATNTFGMALCTATLKVSEAGFGKNRPEQNEPEDFRKMLKKTVVVKKVKEKPKKEGEVDPKFWEMLLSAQKKDYERICQEFGITDYRWMLKRLNQLKKEREEEQAKYVEKVENMKPIEVKPNRKAQFELEMKLKNPKSKIYLYKNGEIVDYGDGTNDSFKHNLKKVGDKYTFTINNVGPEDAGLYQVDVEDATMFSTELEIPDVEFDSTLKDVTVVKGKDATFECVLSDPVSKITWCANDTSIEPGDKYNITVSEDMLTHRLVVKNCRPLDNGTYTVIAGIKSSKAALTVKDDPTALQKGQKEQNEPEDFRKMLKKTVVVRKVKEKPKKEGEVDPKFWEMLLSAQKKDYERICREFGITDYRWMLKRLNQLKKEREEEQAKYVEKVENMKPIEVKPNRKAQFELEMKLKNPKSKIYLYKNGEIVDYGDGTNDSFKHNLKKVGDKYTFTINNVGPEDAGLYQVDVEDATMFSTELEIPDVEFDSTLKDVTVVKGKDATFECVLSDPVSKITWCANDASIEPGDKYNITVSEDMLTHRLVVKNCRPLDNGTYTVIAGIKSSKAALTVKDDPTALQKGQRGTDNTDKLGNEQARKLQGTTPKTARGAGNGGSSLEDGIGRDGIMGGGSGQDGLSDVGLGKDGSGKDGLLGDGSGKDGSGKNGFEVTGLQKDSSSVDGAGRDMIDGTGDTKHKKHLKDGQLVPDTNREPEFHFVSGLSDTAANIGETAELSCTLSSKDCVGIWYKDGKKMESKNGITISKEGAIHKVIMKNCQEGNAGVYRFEAEGRKSEATLIIKEPPKIDADAMRKFSEAVVIRSGENAIFKLPFSGKEPIKVQWFKDEAELLEGPGVRIESSSTQSRLLLNKCQRKDTGEVKIKLKNKFATTEATSKLTVLDKPTPPQGPVDVVESSLSAIEFKWRPPKDDGGSPVTNYILERQQVGRNTWTKIGEIPGQPIYRDTDIDRGRKYCYRIRAKNSEGVSDIIETDDIAAGTLAFPGQPASPKVVSAFKDCINLAWLLPTNTGGGSIIGYNLEKRKKGSNLWSQVNPPDEPIREKKYAVTDVMEGAEYEFRVIAINTCGPGEPSGPSDCVFARDPQKPPGKVKDLKVTGSSYNTLCLAWTKPNVVNGVEDEVKGYFVEIRPTDQIEWIRCNTNAIAQTSFTVTGLKSLATYWVRVIATNEGGEGHPQVFDNYITAMPPPVKPRFTDRRMKNLMIVKAGNTVRVTICFEASPLPDITWLKDNVPVAKHVTITNSEKVSQLLIPTSDRSDSGIYTIIVKNVVGQETFSVDIRVTDEPKPPGPVQLEQNVEGTLTITWTPSPDEKRDDRLHYMVMKRDSVKQTWWTVADHLFNHRFTNVVMQGREYKFRVYAKNDMGMSEPSESPTWGAAKKKGKLILNQPEPKKLNFQSAPKFTVPLKLHVAPKGYECYMSCAVSGNPTPHVTWYHNNVSLNTNTNYYISNTCGVCSLLILMVGPKDTGEFKVVADNSLGQAESSTKLTVRE